In one window of Ovis aries strain OAR_USU_Benz2616 breed Rambouillet chromosome 5, ARS-UI_Ramb_v3.0, whole genome shotgun sequence DNA:
- the ARHGAP45 gene encoding rho GTPase-activating protein 45 isoform X2 codes for MFSRKKRELMKTPSISKKNRAGSPCPQPSGELPRRDGADAVSLGPGLEPPSVASNAKATGTLKRPTSLSRHASAAGFPLSGTSTWTLGRSHRSPLSAASPAEAPIQGPCPDTVEDISHLLADVARFAEGLEKLKECVLHDELLEARRPLAHECLGEALRVMRQVISKYPLLNTVETLTAAGTLIAKVKAFHYECNNESDKQEFEKALETIAVSFSSTVSEFLMGEVDSSILLSVPPGDPGQSMENLYGQGSESAPPSGEECDAGCLSPEDVDTLLQRCEGGVDAALQYAKNMAKYMKDLIGYLEKRSALEMDFAKGLQKIVQNCRQSVMQEPHMPLLSIYSLALEQDLEFGHGLVQAVGTLLTQTFMQPLNLRRLEHEKRRKEIKESWHRAQRKLQEAESNLRKAKQGYMQRCEDHDKARFLVAKAEEEQASIGPGAGGAASKTLDKRRRLEEEAKNKAEEAMATYRTCVADAKTQKQELEDTKVTALRQIQEVIRQSDQTIKSATISYYQMMHTQTAPLPVHFHMLYESSKLYDPGQQYASHVRQLQRGEEPDVHYDFEPHVPASAWSPVLRTRKSSFNVSDAVGAEAASSPPEDGGPSEGEIAKERRSGRGHQVHKSWPISISDSEASLDPSPGSEDFKKFERMSSCGTMSSNEELADQEGSAGASAFDQADLNGMTPELPVAMPSGPFRHVGLSKAARTHRLRKLRTPAKCRECNSYVYFQGAECEECCLACHKKCLETLAIQCGHKKLQGRLQLFGQDFRHAARSTPDGVPFIIKKCIFEIEQRALRTKGIYRVNGVKTRVEKLCQAFENGKELVELSQASPHDISNVLKLYLRQLPEPLISFRLYHELVGMAKDSLKAEAEAKAASRGRPDATESEAAAMAMAGRLRELLRDLPRENWATLRYLMRHLRRIVEVEQDNKMTPGNLGIVFGPTLLRPRPTEATVSLSSLVDYPHQACIVETLIAHFSLVFEEEPEEAPGGQDGVSSQRPEVVVQAPYLGGSGGAAFPLTEEAEDGGLEPHVASNDSDSELEEASDLQSPAGGAALHRLSFLERQGGDAGTEGSQGSRSGSEEQLGATAGEYGPGAWEAPGEESAQRLSEYNTNQCNNTSQCTTTSQYNATNWCNSVAAAWLPAVRLRGGRLVGGNSCKRQPEFV; via the exons ATGTTCTCCAGGAAGAAGAGAGAGCTCATGAAAACCCCATCTATCTCGAAAAAGAACCGGGCGGGAAGCCCCTgcccacagccctcaggg gaGCTGCCTAGGAGAGATGGGGCTGATGCAGTGTCCCTGGGGCCCGGCCTAGAACCACCAAGTGTGGCCTCGAATGCTAAGGCAACGGGCACTCTCAAGAGGCCCACCAGCCTGAGCCGCCATGCCAGCGCTGCTGGCTTCCCTCTGTCGGGGACCAGCACTTGGACACTGGGCCGCAGCCATCGCAGCCCACTGTCTGCAGCCAGCCCGGCCGAGGCACCCATCCAGGGACCCTGCCCAGACACCGTGGAGGACATCTCCCACCTGCTGGCTGACGTGGCCCGCTTTGCCGAGGGCCTTGAGAAACTGAAGGAGTGTGTTCTGCATGATG AACTCCTTGAGGCCCGCCGGCCACTGGCCCATGAGTGCCTGGGTGAGGCCCTCCGTGTGATGCGCCAGGTCATCTCCAAGTACCCACTGCTGAACACTGTGGAGACACTCACGGCTGCTGGCACCCTCATTGCCAAAGTCAAAG CTTTCCATTATGAGTGCAACAATGAGTCAGACAAGCAGGAGTTTGAAAAGGCCTTGGAGACCATTGCTGTCTCCTTCAGCAGCAC TGTATCCGAGTTCCTCATGGGTGAAGTGGACAGCAGCATCCTCCTGTCAGTGCCCCCTGGGGACCCAGGCCAG TCCATGGAGAACCTGTATGGACAGGGGAGTGAGAGTGCCCCCCCCAGTGGCGAGGAGTGTGATGCGG gctgcctgtccccggaggACGTGGACACCCTGCTGCAGCGCTGTGAGGGGGGCGTGGACGCTGCCCTGCAGTACGCCAAGAACATGGCCAAATACATGAAGGACCTCATCGGCTACCTGGAGAAGCGGAGCGCGCTGG AGATGGACTTTGCCAAAGGCCTGCAGAAGATCGTCCAGAACTGCAGACAGAGTGTCATGCAGGAG CCGCACATGCCCCTCCTGTCCATCTACTCACTGGCACTAGAACAGGACCTGGAGTTCGGCCACGGCCTGGTGCAGGCAGTGGGCACGCTGCTGACCCAGACCTTCATGCAG CCCCTGAATCTGCGGCGGCTCGAGCATGAGAAGCGCAGGAAGGAGATCAAGGAGTCCTGGCACCGCGCCCAGAGGAAGCTG CAAGAGGCAGAGTCCAATCTCCGCAAGGCCAAGCAGGGCTACATGCAGCGCTGCGAGGACCATGACAAGGCCCGCTTCCTGGTGGCCAAGGCGGAGGAGGAGCAAGCCAGCATTGGGCCCGGTGCAGGGGGTGCAGCCTCCAAGACCCTGGATAAGCGTCgtcgcctggaggaggaggccAAGAACAAG gcagagGAAGCAATGGCTACATACCGTACATGCGTGGCCGATGCTAAAACACAGAAGCAGGAGCTGGAGGATACCAAGGTGACGGCATTACGGCAGATCCAGGAGGTCATCCGGCAGAGCGACCAGACCATCAAGTCG GCCACCATCTCCTATTACCAGATGATGCACACGCAGACGGCCCCACTGCCCGTGCACTTCCACATGCTGTATGAGAGCAGCAAGCTGTACGACCCAGGACAGCAGTATGCTTCCCACGTGCGCCAGCTGCAGCGCGGCGAGGAGCCTGATGTGCACTACGACTTCGAGCCCCACGTGCCCGCCAGTGCCTG GTCCCCAGTCCTGCGTACTCGGAAAAGCAGCTTCAATGTCAGTGATGCTGTGGGGGCAGAGGCTGCCAGTAGCCCCCCGGAGGACGGTGGGCCCAGCGAGGGAGAGATTGCCAAGGAGCGCAGGA GTGGGCGGGGCCACCAGGTACACAAGTCGTGGCCCATCTCCATCTCGGATTCAGAGGCCAGTCTGGACCCCAGCCCTGGCTCAG AGGACTTTAAGAAGTTCGAGCGTATGTCTTCCTGTGGCACCATGTCGTCCAACGAGGAGCTGGCCGACCAGGAGGGCAGTGCAGGGGCGTCAGCCTTTGATCAGG CTGACCTCAATGGCATGACTCCAGAGCTGCCTGTGGCCATGCCCAGCGGGCCCTTCCGCCACGTGGGGTTGTCCAAGGCGGCCCGGACCCACCGGCTTCGGAAGCTCCGCACGCCGGCCAAGTGCCGGGAATGCAACAGCTACGTGTACTTCCAGGGCGCTGAGTGTGAGGAG TGCTGCCTGGCCTGCCACAAGAAGTGCCTGGAGACCTTGGCCATCCAGTGCGGCCACAAGAAGCTGCAGGGCCGTCTGCAGCTCTTTGGCCAGGACTTCAGACATGCTGCCCGCAGCACCCCCGACGGCGTGCCCTTCATCATCAAGAAGTGCATCTTTGAGATCGAGCAGCGGGCGCTGCGCACCAAG GGCATCTACCGGGTCAATGGGGTGAAGACACGTGTAGAGAAGCTATGCCAGGCCTTCGAGAACGGCAAGGAGCTGGTGGAATTGTCGCAAGCGTCGCCCCACGACATCAGCAATGTCCTCAAACTCTATCTGCGCCAG CTGCCTGAGCCGCTCATTTCCTTCCGCCTCTACCATGAGCTTGTGGGGATGGCCAAAGACAGTCTGAAGGCCGAGGCCGAGGCCAAGGCAGCATCTCGGGGTCGGCCGGATGCCACAGAGAGCGAGGCTGCGGCCATGGCCATGGCAGGCCGGTTGCGGGAACTCCTACGGGACCTGCCTCGGGAGAACTGGGCCACACTGCGGTACCTGATGCGGCACCTTCGCAG GATCGTGGAGGTGGAACAGGACAACAAGATGACACCAGGGAACCTGGGCATTGTGTTTGGGCCCACGCTGCTACGGCCCCGGCCCACTGAGGCCACTGTGTCCCTTTCCTCGCTGGTGGACTACCCCCACCAGGCCTGCATCGTGGAGACCCTCATCGCCCACTTCAGCCTGGTCTTCGAGGAGGAGCCCGAAGAGGCCCCAGGGGGCCAG GATGGGGTATCCAGCCAGCGACCTGAGGTGGTGGTCCAGGCACCGTACCTGGGGGGCAGCGGGGGTGCGGCCTTTCCCttgacagaggaggctgaggaTGGGGGCCTTG AACCCCACGTCGCCTCCAACGACTCCGACTCAGAGCTGGAGGAGGCCTCAGACCTGCAGTCCCCAGCAGGTGGGGCTGCACTGCACCGGCTCAGTTTTCTGGAGAGGCAGGGCGGCGACGCAGGCACAGAGGGCAGTCAGGGCAGCCGCAGCGGCAGCGAAGAGCAACTGGGCGCCACAGCCGGGGAGTAcgggcctggggcctgggaggcCCCTGGGGAGGAGTCAGCCCAGAGGCTCTCAGAGTACAACACCAACCAGTGCAACAACACCAGCCAGTGCACCACCACCAGCCAGTACAACGCCACCAACTGGTGCAACAGTGTGGCTGCAGCTTGGCTGCCAGCTGTGAGGCTGCGTGGTGGGCGGCTGGTAGGGGGCAACAGCTGCAAGAGGCAGCCGGAGTTTGTGTAG
- the ARHGAP45 gene encoding rho GTPase-activating protein 45 isoform X3 gives MSGGQRILKGLLGWVSGWTRAWRTGFAVRCCGLRALCPGDPPLPPEELPRRDGADAVSLGPGLEPPSVASNAKATGTLKRPTSLSRHASAAGFPLSGTSTWTLGRSHRSPLSAASPAEAPIQGPCPDTVEDISHLLADVARFAEGLEKLKECVLHDELLEARRPLAHECLGEALRVMRQVISKYPLLNTVETLTAAGTLIAKVKAFHYECNNESDKQEFEKALETIAVSFSSTVSEFLMGEVDSSILLSVPPGDPGQSMENLYGQGSESAPPSGEECDAGCLSPEDVDTLLQRCEGGVDAALQYAKNMAKYMKDLIGYLEKRSALEMDFAKGLQKIVQNCRQSVMQEPHMPLLSIYSLALEQDLEFGHGLVQAVGTLLTQTFMQPLNLRRLEHEKRRKEIKESWHRAQRKLQEAESNLRKAKQGYMQRCEDHDKARFLVAKAEEEQASIGPGAGGAASKTLDKRRRLEEEAKNKAEEAMATYRTCVADAKTQKQELEDTKVTALRQIQEVIRQSDQTIKSATISYYQMMHTQTAPLPVHFHMLYESSKLYDPGQQYASHVRQLQRGEEPDVHYDFEPHVPASAWSPVLRTRKSSFNVSDAVGAEAASSPPEDGGPSEGEIAKERRSGRGHQVHKSWPISISDSEASLDPSPGSEDFKKFERMSSCGTMSSNEELADQEGSAGASAFDQADLNGMTPELPVAMPSGPFRHVGLSKAARTHRLRKLRTPAKCRECNSYVYFQGAECEECCLACHKKCLETLAIQCGHKKLQGRLQLFGQDFRHAARSTPDGVPFIIKKCIFEIEQRALRTKGIYRVNGVKTRVEKLCQAFENGKELVELSQASPHDISNVLKLYLRQLPEPLISFRLYHELVGMAKDSLKAEAEAKAASRGRPDATESEAAAMAMAGRLRELLRDLPRENWATLRYLMRHLRRIVEVEQDNKMTPGNLGIVFGPTLLRPRPTEATVSLSSLVDYPHQACIVETLIAHFSLVFEEEPEEAPGGQDGVSSQRPEVVVQAPYLGGSGGAAFPLTEEAEDGGLEPHVASNDSDSELEEASDLQSPAGGAALHRLSFLERQGGDAGTEGSQGSRSGSEEQLGATAGEYGPGAWEAPGEESAQRLSEYNTNQCNNTSQCTTTSQYNATNWCNSVAAAWLPAVRLRGGRLVGGNSCKRQPEFV, from the exons ATGAGTGGTGGGCAGAGGATCCTCAAGGGCCTTCTGGGATGGGTTAGTGGATGGACCCGGGCCTGGAGAACTGGGTTTGCTGTGAGGTGCTGTGGCCTGCGTGCCCTGTGCCCTGGAGATCCACCCCTCCCACCTGAG gaGCTGCCTAGGAGAGATGGGGCTGATGCAGTGTCCCTGGGGCCCGGCCTAGAACCACCAAGTGTGGCCTCGAATGCTAAGGCAACGGGCACTCTCAAGAGGCCCACCAGCCTGAGCCGCCATGCCAGCGCTGCTGGCTTCCCTCTGTCGGGGACCAGCACTTGGACACTGGGCCGCAGCCATCGCAGCCCACTGTCTGCAGCCAGCCCGGCCGAGGCACCCATCCAGGGACCCTGCCCAGACACCGTGGAGGACATCTCCCACCTGCTGGCTGACGTGGCCCGCTTTGCCGAGGGCCTTGAGAAACTGAAGGAGTGTGTTCTGCATGATG AACTCCTTGAGGCCCGCCGGCCACTGGCCCATGAGTGCCTGGGTGAGGCCCTCCGTGTGATGCGCCAGGTCATCTCCAAGTACCCACTGCTGAACACTGTGGAGACACTCACGGCTGCTGGCACCCTCATTGCCAAAGTCAAAG CTTTCCATTATGAGTGCAACAATGAGTCAGACAAGCAGGAGTTTGAAAAGGCCTTGGAGACCATTGCTGTCTCCTTCAGCAGCAC TGTATCCGAGTTCCTCATGGGTGAAGTGGACAGCAGCATCCTCCTGTCAGTGCCCCCTGGGGACCCAGGCCAG TCCATGGAGAACCTGTATGGACAGGGGAGTGAGAGTGCCCCCCCCAGTGGCGAGGAGTGTGATGCGG gctgcctgtccccggaggACGTGGACACCCTGCTGCAGCGCTGTGAGGGGGGCGTGGACGCTGCCCTGCAGTACGCCAAGAACATGGCCAAATACATGAAGGACCTCATCGGCTACCTGGAGAAGCGGAGCGCGCTGG AGATGGACTTTGCCAAAGGCCTGCAGAAGATCGTCCAGAACTGCAGACAGAGTGTCATGCAGGAG CCGCACATGCCCCTCCTGTCCATCTACTCACTGGCACTAGAACAGGACCTGGAGTTCGGCCACGGCCTGGTGCAGGCAGTGGGCACGCTGCTGACCCAGACCTTCATGCAG CCCCTGAATCTGCGGCGGCTCGAGCATGAGAAGCGCAGGAAGGAGATCAAGGAGTCCTGGCACCGCGCCCAGAGGAAGCTG CAAGAGGCAGAGTCCAATCTCCGCAAGGCCAAGCAGGGCTACATGCAGCGCTGCGAGGACCATGACAAGGCCCGCTTCCTGGTGGCCAAGGCGGAGGAGGAGCAAGCCAGCATTGGGCCCGGTGCAGGGGGTGCAGCCTCCAAGACCCTGGATAAGCGTCgtcgcctggaggaggaggccAAGAACAAG gcagagGAAGCAATGGCTACATACCGTACATGCGTGGCCGATGCTAAAACACAGAAGCAGGAGCTGGAGGATACCAAGGTGACGGCATTACGGCAGATCCAGGAGGTCATCCGGCAGAGCGACCAGACCATCAAGTCG GCCACCATCTCCTATTACCAGATGATGCACACGCAGACGGCCCCACTGCCCGTGCACTTCCACATGCTGTATGAGAGCAGCAAGCTGTACGACCCAGGACAGCAGTATGCTTCCCACGTGCGCCAGCTGCAGCGCGGCGAGGAGCCTGATGTGCACTACGACTTCGAGCCCCACGTGCCCGCCAGTGCCTG GTCCCCAGTCCTGCGTACTCGGAAAAGCAGCTTCAATGTCAGTGATGCTGTGGGGGCAGAGGCTGCCAGTAGCCCCCCGGAGGACGGTGGGCCCAGCGAGGGAGAGATTGCCAAGGAGCGCAGGA GTGGGCGGGGCCACCAGGTACACAAGTCGTGGCCCATCTCCATCTCGGATTCAGAGGCCAGTCTGGACCCCAGCCCTGGCTCAG AGGACTTTAAGAAGTTCGAGCGTATGTCTTCCTGTGGCACCATGTCGTCCAACGAGGAGCTGGCCGACCAGGAGGGCAGTGCAGGGGCGTCAGCCTTTGATCAGG CTGACCTCAATGGCATGACTCCAGAGCTGCCTGTGGCCATGCCCAGCGGGCCCTTCCGCCACGTGGGGTTGTCCAAGGCGGCCCGGACCCACCGGCTTCGGAAGCTCCGCACGCCGGCCAAGTGCCGGGAATGCAACAGCTACGTGTACTTCCAGGGCGCTGAGTGTGAGGAG TGCTGCCTGGCCTGCCACAAGAAGTGCCTGGAGACCTTGGCCATCCAGTGCGGCCACAAGAAGCTGCAGGGCCGTCTGCAGCTCTTTGGCCAGGACTTCAGACATGCTGCCCGCAGCACCCCCGACGGCGTGCCCTTCATCATCAAGAAGTGCATCTTTGAGATCGAGCAGCGGGCGCTGCGCACCAAG GGCATCTACCGGGTCAATGGGGTGAAGACACGTGTAGAGAAGCTATGCCAGGCCTTCGAGAACGGCAAGGAGCTGGTGGAATTGTCGCAAGCGTCGCCCCACGACATCAGCAATGTCCTCAAACTCTATCTGCGCCAG CTGCCTGAGCCGCTCATTTCCTTCCGCCTCTACCATGAGCTTGTGGGGATGGCCAAAGACAGTCTGAAGGCCGAGGCCGAGGCCAAGGCAGCATCTCGGGGTCGGCCGGATGCCACAGAGAGCGAGGCTGCGGCCATGGCCATGGCAGGCCGGTTGCGGGAACTCCTACGGGACCTGCCTCGGGAGAACTGGGCCACACTGCGGTACCTGATGCGGCACCTTCGCAG GATCGTGGAGGTGGAACAGGACAACAAGATGACACCAGGGAACCTGGGCATTGTGTTTGGGCCCACGCTGCTACGGCCCCGGCCCACTGAGGCCACTGTGTCCCTTTCCTCGCTGGTGGACTACCCCCACCAGGCCTGCATCGTGGAGACCCTCATCGCCCACTTCAGCCTGGTCTTCGAGGAGGAGCCCGAAGAGGCCCCAGGGGGCCAG GATGGGGTATCCAGCCAGCGACCTGAGGTGGTGGTCCAGGCACCGTACCTGGGGGGCAGCGGGGGTGCGGCCTTTCCCttgacagaggaggctgaggaTGGGGGCCTTG AACCCCACGTCGCCTCCAACGACTCCGACTCAGAGCTGGAGGAGGCCTCAGACCTGCAGTCCCCAGCAGGTGGGGCTGCACTGCACCGGCTCAGTTTTCTGGAGAGGCAGGGCGGCGACGCAGGCACAGAGGGCAGTCAGGGCAGCCGCAGCGGCAGCGAAGAGCAACTGGGCGCCACAGCCGGGGAGTAcgggcctggggcctgggaggcCCCTGGGGAGGAGTCAGCCCAGAGGCTCTCAGAGTACAACACCAACCAGTGCAACAACACCAGCCAGTGCACCACCACCAGCCAGTACAACGCCACCAACTGGTGCAACAGTGTGGCTGCAGCTTGGCTGCCAGCTGTGAGGCTGCGTGGTGGGCGGCTGGTAGGGGGCAACAGCTGCAAGAGGCAGCCGGAGTTTGTGTAG
- the ARHGAP45 gene encoding rho GTPase-activating protein 45 isoform X1 — protein MLGQWRGARASYSPHQAGLQGLRRMGWDPRVQLTELPRRDGADAVSLGPGLEPPSVASNAKATGTLKRPTSLSRHASAAGFPLSGTSTWTLGRSHRSPLSAASPAEAPIQGPCPDTVEDISHLLADVARFAEGLEKLKECVLHDELLEARRPLAHECLGEALRVMRQVISKYPLLNTVETLTAAGTLIAKVKAFHYECNNESDKQEFEKALETIAVSFSSTVSEFLMGEVDSSILLSVPPGDPGQSMENLYGQGSESAPPSGEECDAGCLSPEDVDTLLQRCEGGVDAALQYAKNMAKYMKDLIGYLEKRSALEMDFAKGLQKIVQNCRQSVMQEPHMPLLSIYSLALEQDLEFGHGLVQAVGTLLTQTFMQPLNLRRLEHEKRRKEIKESWHRAQRKLQEAESNLRKAKQGYMQRCEDHDKARFLVAKAEEEQASIGPGAGGAASKTLDKRRRLEEEAKNKAEEAMATYRTCVADAKTQKQELEDTKVTALRQIQEVIRQSDQTIKSATISYYQMMHTQTAPLPVHFHMLYESSKLYDPGQQYASHVRQLQRGEEPDVHYDFEPHVPASAWSPVLRTRKSSFNVSDAVGAEAASSPPEDGGPSEGEIAKERRSGRGHQVHKSWPISISDSEASLDPSPGSEDFKKFERMSSCGTMSSNEELADQEGSAGASAFDQADLNGMTPELPVAMPSGPFRHVGLSKAARTHRLRKLRTPAKCRECNSYVYFQGAECEECCLACHKKCLETLAIQCGHKKLQGRLQLFGQDFRHAARSTPDGVPFIIKKCIFEIEQRALRTKGIYRVNGVKTRVEKLCQAFENGKELVELSQASPHDISNVLKLYLRQLPEPLISFRLYHELVGMAKDSLKAEAEAKAASRGRPDATESEAAAMAMAGRLRELLRDLPRENWATLRYLMRHLRRIVEVEQDNKMTPGNLGIVFGPTLLRPRPTEATVSLSSLVDYPHQACIVETLIAHFSLVFEEEPEEAPGGQDGVSSQRPEVVVQAPYLGGSGGAAFPLTEEAEDGGLEPHVASNDSDSELEEASDLQSPAGGAALHRLSFLERQGGDAGTEGSQGSRSGSEEQLGATAGEYGPGAWEAPGEESAQRLSEYNTNQCNNTSQCTTTSQYNATNWCNSVAAAWLPAVRLRGGRLVGGNSCKRQPEFV, from the exons ATGCTGGGCCAGTGGCGGGGGGCACGAGCCAGCTACAGCCCCCACCAGGCTGGACTGCAGGGTCTTCGCAGGATGGGCTGGGATCCTCGCGTTCAGCTTACG gaGCTGCCTAGGAGAGATGGGGCTGATGCAGTGTCCCTGGGGCCCGGCCTAGAACCACCAAGTGTGGCCTCGAATGCTAAGGCAACGGGCACTCTCAAGAGGCCCACCAGCCTGAGCCGCCATGCCAGCGCTGCTGGCTTCCCTCTGTCGGGGACCAGCACTTGGACACTGGGCCGCAGCCATCGCAGCCCACTGTCTGCAGCCAGCCCGGCCGAGGCACCCATCCAGGGACCCTGCCCAGACACCGTGGAGGACATCTCCCACCTGCTGGCTGACGTGGCCCGCTTTGCCGAGGGCCTTGAGAAACTGAAGGAGTGTGTTCTGCATGATG AACTCCTTGAGGCCCGCCGGCCACTGGCCCATGAGTGCCTGGGTGAGGCCCTCCGTGTGATGCGCCAGGTCATCTCCAAGTACCCACTGCTGAACACTGTGGAGACACTCACGGCTGCTGGCACCCTCATTGCCAAAGTCAAAG CTTTCCATTATGAGTGCAACAATGAGTCAGACAAGCAGGAGTTTGAAAAGGCCTTGGAGACCATTGCTGTCTCCTTCAGCAGCAC TGTATCCGAGTTCCTCATGGGTGAAGTGGACAGCAGCATCCTCCTGTCAGTGCCCCCTGGGGACCCAGGCCAG TCCATGGAGAACCTGTATGGACAGGGGAGTGAGAGTGCCCCCCCCAGTGGCGAGGAGTGTGATGCGG gctgcctgtccccggaggACGTGGACACCCTGCTGCAGCGCTGTGAGGGGGGCGTGGACGCTGCCCTGCAGTACGCCAAGAACATGGCCAAATACATGAAGGACCTCATCGGCTACCTGGAGAAGCGGAGCGCGCTGG AGATGGACTTTGCCAAAGGCCTGCAGAAGATCGTCCAGAACTGCAGACAGAGTGTCATGCAGGAG CCGCACATGCCCCTCCTGTCCATCTACTCACTGGCACTAGAACAGGACCTGGAGTTCGGCCACGGCCTGGTGCAGGCAGTGGGCACGCTGCTGACCCAGACCTTCATGCAG CCCCTGAATCTGCGGCGGCTCGAGCATGAGAAGCGCAGGAAGGAGATCAAGGAGTCCTGGCACCGCGCCCAGAGGAAGCTG CAAGAGGCAGAGTCCAATCTCCGCAAGGCCAAGCAGGGCTACATGCAGCGCTGCGAGGACCATGACAAGGCCCGCTTCCTGGTGGCCAAGGCGGAGGAGGAGCAAGCCAGCATTGGGCCCGGTGCAGGGGGTGCAGCCTCCAAGACCCTGGATAAGCGTCgtcgcctggaggaggaggccAAGAACAAG gcagagGAAGCAATGGCTACATACCGTACATGCGTGGCCGATGCTAAAACACAGAAGCAGGAGCTGGAGGATACCAAGGTGACGGCATTACGGCAGATCCAGGAGGTCATCCGGCAGAGCGACCAGACCATCAAGTCG GCCACCATCTCCTATTACCAGATGATGCACACGCAGACGGCCCCACTGCCCGTGCACTTCCACATGCTGTATGAGAGCAGCAAGCTGTACGACCCAGGACAGCAGTATGCTTCCCACGTGCGCCAGCTGCAGCGCGGCGAGGAGCCTGATGTGCACTACGACTTCGAGCCCCACGTGCCCGCCAGTGCCTG GTCCCCAGTCCTGCGTACTCGGAAAAGCAGCTTCAATGTCAGTGATGCTGTGGGGGCAGAGGCTGCCAGTAGCCCCCCGGAGGACGGTGGGCCCAGCGAGGGAGAGATTGCCAAGGAGCGCAGGA GTGGGCGGGGCCACCAGGTACACAAGTCGTGGCCCATCTCCATCTCGGATTCAGAGGCCAGTCTGGACCCCAGCCCTGGCTCAG AGGACTTTAAGAAGTTCGAGCGTATGTCTTCCTGTGGCACCATGTCGTCCAACGAGGAGCTGGCCGACCAGGAGGGCAGTGCAGGGGCGTCAGCCTTTGATCAGG CTGACCTCAATGGCATGACTCCAGAGCTGCCTGTGGCCATGCCCAGCGGGCCCTTCCGCCACGTGGGGTTGTCCAAGGCGGCCCGGACCCACCGGCTTCGGAAGCTCCGCACGCCGGCCAAGTGCCGGGAATGCAACAGCTACGTGTACTTCCAGGGCGCTGAGTGTGAGGAG TGCTGCCTGGCCTGCCACAAGAAGTGCCTGGAGACCTTGGCCATCCAGTGCGGCCACAAGAAGCTGCAGGGCCGTCTGCAGCTCTTTGGCCAGGACTTCAGACATGCTGCCCGCAGCACCCCCGACGGCGTGCCCTTCATCATCAAGAAGTGCATCTTTGAGATCGAGCAGCGGGCGCTGCGCACCAAG GGCATCTACCGGGTCAATGGGGTGAAGACACGTGTAGAGAAGCTATGCCAGGCCTTCGAGAACGGCAAGGAGCTGGTGGAATTGTCGCAAGCGTCGCCCCACGACATCAGCAATGTCCTCAAACTCTATCTGCGCCAG CTGCCTGAGCCGCTCATTTCCTTCCGCCTCTACCATGAGCTTGTGGGGATGGCCAAAGACAGTCTGAAGGCCGAGGCCGAGGCCAAGGCAGCATCTCGGGGTCGGCCGGATGCCACAGAGAGCGAGGCTGCGGCCATGGCCATGGCAGGCCGGTTGCGGGAACTCCTACGGGACCTGCCTCGGGAGAACTGGGCCACACTGCGGTACCTGATGCGGCACCTTCGCAG GATCGTGGAGGTGGAACAGGACAACAAGATGACACCAGGGAACCTGGGCATTGTGTTTGGGCCCACGCTGCTACGGCCCCGGCCCACTGAGGCCACTGTGTCCCTTTCCTCGCTGGTGGACTACCCCCACCAGGCCTGCATCGTGGAGACCCTCATCGCCCACTTCAGCCTGGTCTTCGAGGAGGAGCCCGAAGAGGCCCCAGGGGGCCAG GATGGGGTATCCAGCCAGCGACCTGAGGTGGTGGTCCAGGCACCGTACCTGGGGGGCAGCGGGGGTGCGGCCTTTCCCttgacagaggaggctgaggaTGGGGGCCTTG AACCCCACGTCGCCTCCAACGACTCCGACTCAGAGCTGGAGGAGGCCTCAGACCTGCAGTCCCCAGCAGGTGGGGCTGCACTGCACCGGCTCAGTTTTCTGGAGAGGCAGGGCGGCGACGCAGGCACAGAGGGCAGTCAGGGCAGCCGCAGCGGCAGCGAAGAGCAACTGGGCGCCACAGCCGGGGAGTAcgggcctggggcctgggaggcCCCTGGGGAGGAGTCAGCCCAGAGGCTCTCAGAGTACAACACCAACCAGTGCAACAACACCAGCCAGTGCACCACCACCAGCCAGTACAACGCCACCAACTGGTGCAACAGTGTGGCTGCAGCTTGGCTGCCAGCTGTGAGGCTGCGTGGTGGGCGGCTGGTAGGGGGCAACAGCTGCAAGAGGCAGCCGGAGTTTGTGTAG